The Henckelia pumila isolate YLH828 chromosome 2, ASM3356847v2, whole genome shotgun sequence genome includes a window with the following:
- the LOC140878187 gene encoding uncharacterized protein has protein sequence MIAAVIVTSESCNNKTLSLKELTSRILKSWRRPIATGAYTTVFVIGYVYLAIYLAGPLLSNSSSDTFVALGYGLLGSIFAYVVYLYVSSVWILGLVVSVVDDEGSCGLVALGKSSAMIKNHRFNGFFLNIFLNLMTLASFIGLKIVKGGDNWLADDTSILSGLYLVNCSCLVKMYTFVAYTVLYFKCKENRDEEIELGDGYGKLSTTAPLFNGVP, from the coding sequence ATGATCGCCGCAGTCATAGTAACATCCGAATCTTGTAATAACAAGACTTTGTCCTTGAAAGAACTGACGTCAAGAATCTTGAAATCTTGGAGAAGGCCGATTGCTACGGGGGCTTACACGACCGTATTCGTGATAGGCTATGTTTACTTGGCCATTTATTTGGCCGGGCCTCTGCTTTCGAATTCGTCTTCTGATACATTTGTTGCCCTCGGATATGGTTTACTGGGCTCTATATTTGCGTATGTTGTATATCTTTATGTATCAAGTGTTTGGATTCTTGGATTGGTTGTTTCAGTGGTGGATGATGAGGGAAGTTGTGGGCTCGTGGCATTGGGAAAATCTTCAGCTATGATTAAAAACCATAGGTTTAATGGGTTTTTCCTCAAcattttcttgaatttgatgactTTGGCTTCATTTATTGGTCTAAAGATTGTCAAGGGTGGGGATAATTGGTTAGCAGATGATACAAGTATTCTTTCAGGGTTGTATTTGGTGAATTGTTCTTGTTTGGTGAAGATGTACACTTTTGTGGCTTACACGGTTTTGTATTTCAAGTGTAAAGAAAATCGTGATGAAGAGATTGAATTGGGTGACGGGTATGGGAAACTATCGACTACCGCACCACTTTTCAATGGTGTCCCTTAG
- the LOC140881469 gene encoding tetraspanin-8: protein MVRCSNNLVGILNIVTFFLSIPIIAGGIWLSKQGSTECERFLDKPVIALGVFILLVSIAGIVGSCCRVSWLMWVYLFVMFLLILLLFCFTIFAFVVTNKGAGEVISGKGYKEYRLGDYSNWLQKRVNKNWGKISSCLADSKICQSLIDDVSTPVNDFYTKHLSALQSGCCKPSNDCNFQYVSPTNWNTNNSTSSGNADCAVWSNDSNKLCYACQSCKAGLLDNIKNEWKKVAVLNIIFLVFLIIVYSVGCCAFRNNREDNSWKRYP from the exons ATGGTGCGGTGTAGCAACAATCTGGTGGGAATATTGAACATAGTCACCTTCTTTCTGTCGATCCCCATCATAGCCGGCGGAATATGGCTCTCGAAGCAAGGCAGCACAGAGTGCGAGCGCTTTCTTGACAAGCCCGTGATCGCTTTGGGAGTGTTCATTCTCTTGGTGTCGATTGCGGGAATCGTGGGATCTTGCTGCCGCGTTTCTTGGCTGATGTGGGTTTATCTATTTGTCATGTTCTTGCTGATTTTGCTCTTGTTCTGCTTCACTATTTTCGCGTTCGTGGTGACGAATAAGGGCGCAGGAGAGGTTATTTCTGGGAAAGGGTATAAAGAATATCGACTTGGGGATTACTCGAATTGGTTGCAGAAAAGGGTTAATAAGAATTGGGGAAAGATCAGTAGTTGCTTGGCTGACAGTAAGATTTGCCAGAGTCTTATTGACGATGTGTCAACTCCAGTGAATGATTTTTACACTAAGCACCTCTCTGCTCTTCAG TCCGGTTGCTGCAAGCCATCAAACGATTGTAACTTCCAATATGTTAGCCCAACGAACTGGAACACCAACAACTCAACATCATCTGGCAATGCTGACTGCGCTGTCTGGAGCAACGACTCGAATAAGTTGTGCTACGCTTGCCAATCGTGCAAGGCTGGACTGTTGGATAACATCAAGAATGAATGGAAAAAGGTGGCTGTTTTAAACATCATATTCCTCGTTTTCCTCATCATCGTGTACTCGGTTGGGTGCTGTGCTTTCCGAAACAACAGGGAGGATAATTCGTGGAAGCGATATCCTTGA